DNA from Fusobacterium perfoetens:
CAAATGCTTCAAATGGTGCAAAAATGTTAGTTGAAAATACAGGAGATATAACTATTGGTAACGAAGGATGGAGTAATGCATTAAATGGTAAATTTGATGCAAATTCAGGTTCTGAAATTACAATAGTTAATACTGGAAAAATAGCAATAAAATCTGGATCAGCAATGGATATCACTAATGCAGGTGACAATACTAATAATGCTAACAAAGGAACACTATTAAATAAAGGAACAATAGAAGTTTCAGGAGGAGTTGGAATAATAGCTACAGGAGCAGGAGTAACAGGAATAAATGAAAATGTTATTACTGTCAATGGAGAAGGATATGGATTAAAAGCTTCTAATGGTGCAACTGTAGAAAATAAAGGAATTATTAACTTAGTACCTACTCCAGTTTCTGAAAAAGAAGGTGAAATAAAATTAGCATATGCTATTCTTGGAAAAACTGATGAAGAAGAAGGAGGAACCTTTATTAACTCTGCAGATATTAATGTGGCAGCAGGAACAACTTTAGTAAAAGTGGAAGACTTAACAGGTTCTTCATTTATCAACAATGCAAAAGTATCAGTTGCTAAAGATGGACATTTATTTATTGTACCTGAAATAAATTCTGCAACATTAAGAGCTGAAGAAGAAGTTTTCAAAATTACTAATGATGGAGTAATAGAATTAGCAAATGGTGCTGTTGGAGGAACTGGTAAAGTAGACTTTACTAACCAATCAGGAGCTAAACTTGTTCTTGGAGAAAAAGCTACTTTAGGTGGAGAAGGAAGTTCATTTACAAATGTCGGAACAGCAGAATTTGGAAAAGATGCAAAAATTTCTGAGAAAGCTGAGTTTGAAGGAAATACTGGTATTCTTAAAGTAAACGGAGTAGATTTATCTAAAGTTGGAGAAGGTTTAGAAGGAGATAAATTAACAGTAGTTCAATTAAAAGCAATTGTAAAAGCTATTGGTGGAAATGACAAATCTCTAGAAGGAATAACTGAAGATACTTTAAAAGGAAATATGGGTATTGTTACTGCATATGATGAAAAAGGAAACCAAGTGGTACAAATAGTTGGTGGAAATGAATTAGAACATGGTGGAGATGCAGGAATAATATTTGGTGACGGAAATAATGGTCAAGCTTATAAAGTAATAGGAAAAGCAATTGAAATAACTGGTGGAGAAGCTTCAGGAAAAGTACTTAATATTGTTTCTAAAGATACTCCAGCAGCAGGAGAAGGACAAAAACCTACAAAAGGAAATGCAGGTACTCTTAATATAACAGATGATACAACACTTTCTAATTTTGTAATCAATATAGAAGATACAGAATTAACTAAAGGTTCTGGAATTGTATTGGGAGCAGGAGTATCAGGAAATAATAATGTTTTAACACTAAAAGATTCTACAGTAAATGCAGATAAAACTGAAACAGCTATAAAACTTGATTCTTATTCTACTTTAAAACTTGACAATACAACTGTATTAGGAAATATTGGTGATAGTAATAAAGGAGGAGTTGAAACAGCTGGAAAAACTACAATAAATGGAAAAGTTAAGGTTGGAAGATTAACAACAGATGGAAATACAATATTTGAAAAAGCAGTAACAGTTGGTTCAGCTGGATCAAATGGAATAACAACAAATGGAACAACATGGTTTAAAGATGCAGTAACAACTACTGGAGGTTCATTTATTAAAACAAATGGAACTACATTATTTGATAAAGAAGTAACAGTTGCAGGAGCATTAACAACAAACGGAACTACTATCTTTAATGGAGATTTAACTACTGGAACAGGAGCAGCTTCTACAGTTTTAGGAGAAACATTTATTAATAAAAAATTAACTCTAGGTGCTGGCTTAACAGTTGGAGATGGAATTGTTAAAAAAGTAGCTACAGATGCAACAGGAACATTAATATTAGATTCAAAAGCTGAAATAGTAACAGGAGATGCTTTAAAAACAATAACAGTTGAAGAAGATGGAAAATTAGTAGTTAAAGTTGGAGCAGAAAAAGATTCTTTTGGAAGATTGACAGAAAATGCTCTTAACAATGGAGAAAAATTTGGAACTGAAAAACAAGGAATAAAATTAGAAGGAACAGGAGAAGTTCAATTTACAACTGAAAACTTTACTGGTAAAGATGTAATAGTTGCAATTGATGGAGTAGCAAATAATGAAGCTGATTTTGAACAAATATCAGATGATTTAAAAGTTACTGCAAATTCAGATATTTATGTATTTGATAAAGCTTTATCAGATTCAGTTGATGGAATAGTATTTACATATGATACTGAATTATTTGAAGATGGAACTTTAAATAATATGAATAATCAAGCTTATAATGTTGGTTCAGAATATTTATCTCACAATAAAGCTGAAAGAGCAGACCAATTAGACAGATTATATTCTTCTAATATCTATGCTGAAACAGTAAGAGCTTCTTATGATATGTTCAAATTAAATGAAGATACAGCTCTTTCAATGAACACAGCAGCAAAAGCAGGAGAATTAGTAGCAGAAGGTAAAGCTCTATATTCTAAAACAGAATATGACAGAGATGGAATTTTAGGAGACAGAACTTCAGAAAATGAAACAACAGGACTTCTTGCTAACTTAGTTTACGGATTAGATGATAACTCATCATTAGGATTTGTATTCTCAGGAGCAAAACAAGATATAGATACAGACGGAGGAAATGCAGACGGAGATGCATTCTACTTTGGAGTATATAAAGATACAACAATAGGAAAAGCTCAAGTAAGAACAGGAGCAGCTTACCAATTAAATAAATTTGATGCGGATAATACAGCAGCATTAAAATCAACAGATGCTTCTTATGATTCAAATGCATACGGAGTATATAGCCAAGCAACATTTACAAATGATTTAGGAAATGGATTATCAATTCAACCTAAATTAAGAGCAGGATTAACTCGTATAGAACAAGAAGCAGTGAAAGATGCTTACTTTGGATTAGACGAAGCAGAAATCACAACATTTGATTTAACAGCAGGAGCAGATTTAGTAAAATCAGTTCAATTAGAAAAAGCATCAGCAGAATTTAAATTAGGTGCAGCTTATACTTATACAATGGGAGATACAGATAAAGACTTCAGAGGATCATTTAAAGGTGGAGCAGAAAGCTTTGATGTACTAGGAGCAGAAATAGCAGAAAATGTATTCTCAATCAACTTAGGAGCAGAAGTATCTTATGAAAGTGGATTCTTCTACAATGGTGGATTTACTTATGAATTCGGAAGCAATGAAACAGAAGCTTACGGTGTAACAGCAGGTGTAGGATATAAGTTCTAATAATAGAACTCCTTATATCATAAATAAAAATTCTCACAAAAACAGGGCTCAGAAAAATCTGAGTCCTGTTTTTTATTAATTAGGAAAGTATATTATATAAAAGAAAAGCGCGATGGGCAATCGCGCTTTCTGTTATATTTTTATTTGTTAAAATATTTTTTTAATTCTTCTGCTTTATTTAATTCTTCCCATGGAAGTTTTATATCTGTTCTTCCAATGTGACCAAATGCAGCAAGATCTTGATATTTAAATTCACAGCTTCTTAATTTAAGATCTCTTTCTATTCCTCTTGGTGTTAAATCAAATATTGATTTAACAGCATTTTCAAGTTCTATTACATCTACTTTTTCTGTTCCGAATGTCTCAACTTTTACTGATGTTGGTTCTGCAACTCCTATTGCATAAGAAAGCTGAACTTCACATTTATCTGCAAGATCAGCAGCAACTATATTTTTAGCAACCCATCTTGCAGCATAAGCAGCTGAACGGTCAACTTTTGAAGGATCTTTTCCAGAGAAAGCTCCTCCACCATGTCTGAAGTATCCACCATAAGTATCAACTATGATTTTTCTTCCTGTAAGTCCTGTATCTCCGTGAGGACCTCCAATTTCAAATCTTCCTGTTGGGTTTATGTGAACTTTTTTAACATCATCAAAGTTTAGGCTGTATCTAGCAAGAACAGGTCTTATTACAAATTCTTTTACATCGTGATGAATTTGTTCTTGTGTAACAAATTGATTATGTTGAACAGATACAACTACAGTATCTACAAACTGAACTTTTCCATTTCTGTCATAAGCAAGAGTAACTTGAGATTTAGCATCAGGTCTTGCCCATGTTAATGTATTATTTCTAGTAAGTCTTGTAAGTTCAACTAAAATTTCTCTTGCAAGAACAAGTGCAAGTGGCATAAGTTCAGGAGTTTCTTTTACAGCTCCTCCAAACATAATTCCTTGGTCTCCAGCTCCTCCAATATCAACACCCATGGCAATATCAGGTGATTGAGAGTGGATAGCATTTAAAACTCCACAGTCAGAGTCAAATCCCATACCAGGTTTATATCCTATTTCATCAATTTTTTTTCTTACAATATCTTGAATATCAACATAAGTTTTAGTAGTGATTTCTCCTCCTACAATAACTTGCCCAGTTGTACAGAATACTTCACAAGCAACTCTTGAATCAGGATCATTTGCAAGGCATGCATCAAGAACTGCATCAGAAATCTGATCAGAAATTTTATCAGGGTGTCCAGGTGACACAAATTCAGAAGTAAAATATGTTAAATTTTCCATTAAAAATCCTCCTCAAAGTAATAATAAATAAAAATAAATTTAGTCAGTAAATAAAAAATCCCTTTCATCAAAATGAAAGGGAACATAATAACATTACTATTTCCTTCCATCTGCTGGAATTAGCACCACACTATATAAGCAGGTTGCTGAGACTTCACAGGGCCGCTCCCTCTGTCTCTCTTGATGGTTCTCAATGATTATAATATTAAATACCATAAAAGTCAATAATAATTTTAAAAAAATTTGAAAAAAATATATAAATCGTTGCTTTTTTGGCTGTATCTATGATATAATTACTATGATAAATCATACTAGTTCGAGAAGAGTGGGGCAACCCACTCTTTATTTGTAGAATGAAAAAGTGAAAGAGAGGTGAAAGAATAAAAGTATGAAAGAAACAGTTGAAGAAACTATTGTTAAAATTGAAAAAGTAGTACTGCCGGTGCTTAAAGAAATGGAACTTGAATTGGTGGATGTTGAATATCTGCAAGAAGGTGGATATTGGTATGTAAGAATCTACATTGAAAAATTAGACGGAGATGTATCACTTGATGACTGTGCAAAAGTAAGTATGACAGTTGAAGATGATATAGACAGACTGATTGACAAGAAATTCTTTTTAGAGATCTCTTCTCCGGGAGTAGAAAGACCTCTTAAGAAAGAAAAAGATTTTGTAAGATTTACAGGTTCTAAAGTAAAAGTAAGTTTAAAACATAAAATAAATGAAAAGAAAAATTTTGAAGGGATATTGTCTAAATTTGAGGATGGTATTTTATTTCTGTCAGCAGATGATACAGAATTAGAAATCCCTTTTAAAGAGGTTAGAAAAGCAAACCTTGTTTATGACTTTAAGGATATTTAATGCCTAAATCAGGAGGAAGATTAATGAAAGGTAAAGACGCAAAAATATTTTTAGAAGCATTGGAAGAACTTGAAAAAGAAAAAGGGATAAGTAAAGAAAGTTTACTTGAAACTGTTGAGCAAGCTCTTCTTGCTGCTTATAAAAAACACTACGGTGACGAAGAAAAAGTTGAAGTAGAAATTGACAGAGAAACTGGAGAAATAGGAGTATTTGAAGTAAAAACTGTTGTAGAAGATGTTTACGATGCTGCTCTTGAAATTTCAGTTGAAGATGCAAGAGAGATTAAGAAAAGAGCTAAACCAGGAGACGAAGTAAAAATTGAAGTTAACTGTGAAGAGTTCAGAAGAAATGCTATTCAAAACGGAAAACAGATTGTTATTCAGAAAGTAAGAGAAGCTGAAAGACAAAATATATATGATAAATTTAAAGTTAAAGAAAAAGATATTATCAATGGAATTATAAGAAGAATTGACGAAAGAAAAAATATTTTTATAGAATTTGATGGAACAGAAGCTATTCTTCCTATGGCAGAACAATCTCCTGCAGATACTTACAGAGTAGGGGAAAGAATAAAAGTATATGTAGCTGAAGTTGAAAAAACAAATAAATTCCCTAAAATTGTAATATCAAGAAAAAATGAAGGGCTATTAAGAAAACTTTTTGAACTTGAAATTCCTGAAATAGCAGATGGATTAATTGAAATTAAATCTGTTGCAAGAGAAGCAGGATCAAGAGCAAAAATAGCTGTATATTCTGCTGATAAAAACATAGATACAGTAGGAGCATGTATAGGGCAAAAAGGTCTTAGAATCAAAAATATAGT
Protein-coding regions in this window:
- a CDS encoding autotransporter outer membrane beta-barrel domain-containing protein, with the protein product MNNYVSTEKSLKRWLKTRVKVTMATVVGFLIAGTVAFGATVTGVGAEGTATNDVTEITDKFFLDNNLGVHINTGSNGEKRFSAINIAKGNDKNEITAKGTLQSKNEKSWLMTVTDGITLTIEKDAVLSGKNLSRTTLNLFGTTTTTNNGTIEKAENGWAAITISGAKEEAKATFTNNGTVKGDINVEDNIILTNTGVIEGKIYADKEDGNKAITLSGEKAKVGAIELKGTGNTLEIKDGVNDTIDNVTGVDKINVTGSNIVISSGKMETALYDGALLAINNSNLDINVDITGKGEKDGTSSLITNYGKEAKEYKLINRGNLTSENAKNAIYTNASNGAKMLVENTGDITIGNEGWSNALNGKFDANSGSEITIVNTGKIAIKSGSAMDITNAGDNTNNANKGTLLNKGTIEVSGGVGIIATGAGVTGINENVITVNGEGYGLKASNGATVENKGIINLVPTPVSEKEGEIKLAYAILGKTDEEEGGTFINSADINVAAGTTLVKVEDLTGSSFINNAKVSVAKDGHLFIVPEINSATLRAEEEVFKITNDGVIELANGAVGGTGKVDFTNQSGAKLVLGEKATLGGEGSSFTNVGTAEFGKDAKISEKAEFEGNTGILKVNGVDLSKVGEGLEGDKLTVVQLKAIVKAIGGNDKSLEGITEDTLKGNMGIVTAYDEKGNQVVQIVGGNELEHGGDAGIIFGDGNNGQAYKVIGKAIEITGGEASGKVLNIVSKDTPAAGEGQKPTKGNAGTLNITDDTTLSNFVINIEDTELTKGSGIVLGAGVSGNNNVLTLKDSTVNADKTETAIKLDSYSTLKLDNTTVLGNIGDSNKGGVETAGKTTINGKVKVGRLTTDGNTIFEKAVTVGSAGSNGITTNGTTWFKDAVTTTGGSFIKTNGTTLFDKEVTVAGALTTNGTTIFNGDLTTGTGAASTVLGETFINKKLTLGAGLTVGDGIVKKVATDATGTLILDSKAEIVTGDALKTITVEEDGKLVVKVGAEKDSFGRLTENALNNGEKFGTEKQGIKLEGTGEVQFTTENFTGKDVIVAIDGVANNEADFEQISDDLKVTANSDIYVFDKALSDSVDGIVFTYDTELFEDGTLNNMNNQAYNVGSEYLSHNKAERADQLDRLYSSNIYAETVRASYDMFKLNEDTALSMNTAAKAGELVAEGKALYSKTEYDRDGILGDRTSENETTGLLANLVYGLDDNSSLGFVFSGAKQDIDTDGGNADGDAFYFGVYKDTTIGKAQVRTGAAYQLNKFDADNTAALKSTDASYDSNAYGVYSQATFTNDLGNGLSIQPKLRAGLTRIEQEAVKDAYFGLDEAEITTFDLTAGADLVKSVQLEKASAEFKLGAAYTYTMGDTDKDFRGSFKGGAESFDVLGAEIAENVFSINLGAEVSYESGFFYNGGFTYEFGSNETEAYGVTAGVGYKF
- the metK gene encoding methionine adenosyltransferase, coding for MENLTYFTSEFVSPGHPDKISDQISDAVLDACLANDPDSRVACEVFCTTGQVIVGGEITTKTYVDIQDIVRKKIDEIGYKPGMGFDSDCGVLNAIHSQSPDIAMGVDIGGAGDQGIMFGGAVKETPELMPLALVLAREILVELTRLTRNNTLTWARPDAKSQVTLAYDRNGKVQFVDTVVVSVQHNQFVTQEQIHHDVKEFVIRPVLARYSLNFDDVKKVHINPTGRFEIGGPHGDTGLTGRKIIVDTYGGYFRHGGGAFSGKDPSKVDRSAAYAARWVAKNIVAADLADKCEVQLSYAIGVAEPTSVKVETFGTEKVDVIELENAVKSIFDLTPRGIERDLKLRSCEFKYQDLAAFGHIGRTDIKLPWEELNKAEELKKYFNK
- the rimP gene encoding ribosome maturation factor RimP translates to MKETVEETIVKIEKVVLPVLKEMELELVDVEYLQEGGYWYVRIYIEKLDGDVSLDDCAKVSMTVEDDIDRLIDKKFFLEISSPGVERPLKKEKDFVRFTGSKVKVSLKHKINEKKNFEGILSKFEDGILFLSADDTELEIPFKEVRKANLVYDFKDI
- the nusA gene encoding transcription termination factor NusA, with amino-acid sequence MKGKDAKIFLEALEELEKEKGISKESLLETVEQALLAAYKKHYGDEEKVEVEIDRETGEIGVFEVKTVVEDVYDAALEISVEDAREIKKRAKPGDEVKIEVNCEEFRRNAIQNGKQIVIQKVREAERQNIYDKFKVKEKDIINGIIRRIDERKNIFIEFDGTEAILPMAEQSPADTYRVGERIKVYVAEVEKTNKFPKIVISRKNEGLLRKLFELEIPEIADGLIEIKSVAREAGSRAKIAVYSADKNIDTVGACIGQKGLRIKNIVDELNGEKIDIVEWKDSIEEFVSAVLSPAKVNSVELLEDGTTTRVIVDPSQLSLAIGKNGQNARLAAKLTGMRVDIKVKEDLEKAEEAKTEEPAEEKNED